The Streptomyces avermitilis MA-4680 = NBRC 14893 genome contains a region encoding:
- a CDS encoding UPF0182 family protein produces the protein MPDRGGGPTGPRIRVGRPSRRVRTLLMTLGVLAVLGMAFVMFAGFWTDWLWYRSVKYSSVFTTTLSTKIGLFFVFGLLMAVAVGVNIWLAHRLRPPLSAMSMEQQSLDRYRMGIAPYKKWLLLGITSLVGLIAGASASSQWRTWLMWVNGVPFHQKDPQFHLDVSFYAFDLPWYRFLLGFGFAAAVLSLIAAALTHYLYGGLRITSPGARATAAATGHLSVLLGIFVALKAVAYWLDRYGLAVKSSDFKATGNWTGLRYVDANAYLPAKTILFCIAVICALLFFATLWRRTWQLPVIGFGLMVLSAILIGGLYPAIVQKFQVQPNEQAKEAPYVEKNLKATREAYGIDGAKVTEYPGKSDTTDKTKLRDDADATASVRLLDPNVVSPTFQQLQQMRNYYAFPTNLDVDRYSKDGKDQDTVIGLRELNLNGIPKNNWINDHFRYTHGFGVVAAKGTTADSEGRPVFTESDLPSRGDLKAYQQRIYYGEKTSQYSIVGGPQKEIDYSDDSGEKTTSYQGKSGVNLSSPINRAAYAVAFSEPQILYSGAIGEGSRILYNRTPKERVEAVAPWLTIDGDAYPAVVDNKIQWIVDAYTTTNGYPYASRTTLGDTTADSLTANNNQRAVVAQQNQVNYIRNSVKATVDAYTGKVTLFEWDTKDPVLKTWEKAFPGTVKPKGDIPKSLIDHLRYPQDLFKVQRELLTRYHVKDAQTFLSGSEVWQVPDDPSNKSGNAVPPYYLSMKMPDQQAQTFSLTTTLTPNGRDNLSAFMSVNAEAGTSDYGKIRILKLPTSRTVDGPKQVQSQFNSEQDIAESIRLLKGGDSEVEYGNLLTVPLDGGLLYVEPVYVRGGGLKYPLLRKVLVTYGGNTAFEDTLDEALNKVFGADSTTQPPDEGTTKPPTSSNPTVQEALNDAQKAFDAGQEALKKPDWQAYAKAQKDLEDALKRAEDAQAEADKASGGSKSGDSGKGSGPTSSPSGSASSSPSSSPSSDKSPSSDKSPGSD, from the coding sequence ATGCCGGACCGCGGCGGAGGCCCGACGGGGCCACGGATCAGAGTGGGCCGACCGTCCCGGCGGGTCCGGACCCTGCTCATGACACTGGGCGTTCTTGCCGTTCTCGGCATGGCGTTCGTCATGTTTGCGGGGTTCTGGACGGACTGGCTCTGGTACCGGTCGGTCAAGTACTCGTCCGTGTTCACGACCACCCTGTCGACCAAGATCGGGCTCTTCTTCGTCTTCGGCCTGCTGATGGCGGTCGCGGTCGGCGTGAACATCTGGCTGGCGCACCGGCTGCGCCCGCCGCTCAGCGCCATGTCGATGGAGCAGCAGAGCCTCGACCGCTACCGGATGGGCATCGCGCCGTACAAGAAGTGGTTGCTGCTCGGGATCACTTCTCTGGTGGGCCTCATCGCGGGTGCGTCCGCCTCCAGCCAGTGGCGGACCTGGCTGATGTGGGTCAACGGGGTGCCCTTCCACCAGAAGGACCCCCAGTTCCACCTGGACGTCTCCTTCTACGCCTTCGACCTGCCCTGGTACCGCTTCCTGCTCGGCTTCGGCTTCGCCGCCGCGGTGCTGTCCCTGATCGCCGCCGCTCTCACGCACTACCTGTACGGCGGGCTCAGAATCACCTCTCCGGGCGCGCGCGCCACGGCCGCGGCCACCGGGCACCTGTCCGTGCTGCTCGGCATCTTCGTCGCCCTGAAGGCGGTCGCCTACTGGCTCGACCGGTACGGGCTCGCGGTGAAGTCCAGCGACTTCAAGGCGACCGGCAACTGGACGGGCCTCAGGTACGTCGACGCCAACGCCTATCTGCCGGCCAAGACGATCCTGTTCTGCATCGCCGTGATCTGCGCCCTGTTGTTCTTCGCCACCCTGTGGCGGCGCACCTGGCAGCTGCCCGTCATCGGATTCGGCCTGATGGTGCTCTCGGCGATCCTCATCGGCGGGCTCTACCCGGCGATCGTCCAGAAGTTCCAGGTCCAGCCGAACGAGCAGGCCAAGGAAGCCCCGTACGTCGAGAAGAACCTCAAGGCGACGCGTGAGGCGTACGGCATCGACGGCGCCAAGGTCACCGAGTACCCGGGCAAGAGCGACACCACGGACAAGACGAAGCTGCGCGACGACGCCGACGCCACGGCGAGCGTCCGTCTGCTCGACCCGAACGTCGTCTCGCCCACGTTCCAGCAGCTCCAGCAGATGCGGAACTACTACGCGTTCCCGACCAACCTGGACGTCGACCGCTACAGCAAGGACGGCAAGGACCAGGACACGGTCATCGGTCTGCGTGAGCTGAATCTCAACGGCATTCCGAAGAACAACTGGATCAACGACCACTTCCGCTACACGCACGGATTCGGTGTGGTCGCCGCGAAGGGCACCACCGCCGACTCCGAGGGCCGGCCGGTGTTCACCGAGTCCGACCTGCCGTCCAGGGGTGACCTCAAGGCGTACCAGCAGCGGATCTACTACGGCGAGAAGACCAGCCAGTACTCGATCGTCGGCGGTCCCCAGAAGGAGATCGACTACTCCGACGACAGCGGTGAGAAGACCACCAGCTACCAGGGCAAGAGCGGGGTCAACCTCTCCAGCCCGATCAACCGGGCCGCGTACGCGGTGGCGTTCAGCGAGCCGCAGATCCTCTACTCCGGGGCGATCGGCGAGGGTTCGCGGATCCTGTACAACCGCACGCCCAAGGAGCGCGTCGAGGCGGTGGCGCCCTGGCTGACCATCGACGGGGACGCCTACCCCGCGGTCGTCGACAACAAGATCCAGTGGATCGTCGACGCGTACACGACGACGAACGGATACCCGTACGCCTCCCGTACGACGCTGGGTGACACGACGGCCGACTCGCTGACCGCCAACAACAACCAGCGCGCGGTGGTGGCCCAGCAGAACCAGGTCAACTACATCCGCAACTCGGTGAAGGCGACCGTCGACGCGTACACGGGCAAGGTCACGCTCTTCGAGTGGGACACCAAGGACCCGGTCCTGAAGACATGGGAGAAGGCCTTCCCCGGCACGGTGAAGCCGAAGGGCGACATCCCGAAGTCCCTGATAGATCATCTGCGGTACCCGCAGGACCTGTTCAAGGTCCAGCGCGAGCTGCTCACCCGCTACCACGTGAAGGACGCGCAGACGTTCCTCAGCGGCAGCGAGGTGTGGCAGGTGCCGGACGACCCGTCCAACAAGTCGGGCAACGCGGTGCCGCCGTACTACCTGAGCATGAAGATGCCCGACCAGCAGGCGCAGACGTTCTCGCTGACGACGACGCTCACCCCGAACGGCCGGGACAACCTGAGTGCCTTCATGTCGGTCAACGCCGAAGCGGGCACGAGTGATTACGGCAAGATCAGAATCCTGAAACTGCCGACGAGCAGAACAGTCGACGGGCCCAAACAGGTCCAGAGCCAGTTCAACTCCGAACAGGACATCGCCGAGTCCATCAGGCTGCTGAAGGGCGGCGACTCGGAGGTCGAGTACGGCAATCTGCTGACGGTGCCCCTCGACGGCGGACTGCTGTACGTGGAGCCCGTGTACGTACGCGGTGGCGGACTCAAGTACCCGCTGTTGCGCAAGGTGTTGGTGACCTACGGAGGCAACACCGCCTTCGAGGACACGCTCGACGAGGCGCTCAACAAGGTCTTCGGAGCGGATTCGACCACGCAGCCACCGGACGAGGGCACCACGAAGCCGCCGACGTCGAGCAACCCCACGGTCCAAGAGGCCCTGAACGACGCCCAGAAGGCCTTCGACGCGGGCCAGGAGGCCCTCAAGAAGCCCGACTGGCAGGCGTACGCCAAGGCGCAGAAGGATCTTGAGGATGCCCTGAAGCGGGCGGAGGACGCCCAGGCCGAGGCGGACAAGGCCAGCGGCGGCAGCAAGAGCGGTGACAGCGGCAAGGGCAGTGGGCCGACCAGCAGCCCGAGCGGCAGTGCCAGTAGCAGTCCCAGTAGCAGTCCGAGCAGCGACAAGAGCCCGAGCAGCGACAAGAGCCCCGGCAGCGACTGA
- a CDS encoding PPA1309 family protein: MSNTPMAASPLTRAVLEIDEYASTLGWDQPARLFALVDTARLRTQEPSLAAQLGLADAPETTGLTPIEQDEIPAGKPLDEFLGTIAWPDAVVGCALTVERLMLPPSAEASVPEGLSEKKLAKWVAEHPDRQEVRMTVAVLRDGARESALRLREKDSPTEVLTGSDLVPGLAEALSATFAD, translated from the coding sequence ATGTCCAACACTCCCATGGCAGCGAGCCCGCTCACCCGGGCCGTACTCGAGATCGACGAGTACGCCTCCACCCTCGGCTGGGACCAGCCCGCTCGCCTCTTCGCCCTCGTAGACACCGCGCGGCTGCGCACTCAGGAACCCTCGCTCGCGGCCCAGCTCGGCCTCGCGGACGCGCCGGAGACCACCGGTCTCACCCCCATCGAGCAGGACGAGATCCCGGCCGGCAAGCCGCTGGACGAGTTCCTCGGCACCATCGCCTGGCCCGACGCGGTGGTCGGCTGCGCGCTCACGGTGGAGCGGCTGATGCTGCCGCCGTCCGCGGAGGCCTCGGTTCCGGAGGGGCTGAGCGAGAAGAAGCTCGCGAAGTGGGTCGCCGAGCACCCGGACCGCCAGGAGGTCCGGATGACGGTGGCGGTGCTGCGGGACGGCGCGCGCGAATCGGCCCTGCGGCTGCGCGAGAAGGACTCGCCGACGGAGGTGCTGACCGGGTCGGACCTGGTGCCGGGTCTGGCGGAGGCCCTGTCGGCGACGTTCGCGGACTGA
- a CDS encoding YlbL family protein: MPRRTATMLASTLMLIALLCAGVFIKVPYAEMSPGPTVNTLGEHDGEPVLQITGHKTYATTGHLNMTTVRVTSADYRMNLVEAVYGWLAHDNKVVPHDTLYPDGKTEEQSTQENAEEFSQSQESAKVAALKELDIPVKSWVIVSTVLKDSPAEGRLHAGDVIKAVDGTAVKAPDDVAELVTKHKPGDDVAFTILPAKEQAAAEKSKTYVPRTKKVTITTAKSDDTGAPRAIVGISAGTDHTFPFTVDIKLADVGGPSAGLMFALGIVDKLTPDDLTGGKFVAGTGTIDDDGKVGPIGGIEMKTVGAREKGAQYFLTPKDNCAAAAKDTPEGLTLVKVNTIDDALDALKDIRTGKTADLPKCTTKG; this comes from the coding sequence ATGCCACGCCGCACCGCGACGATGCTCGCCTCCACCCTGATGTTGATCGCGCTCCTGTGCGCGGGAGTGTTCATCAAAGTGCCCTACGCGGAGATGTCACCGGGCCCGACGGTGAACACGCTCGGGGAGCACGACGGCGAGCCGGTGCTGCAGATCACCGGGCACAAGACCTATGCGACGACCGGGCACCTGAACATGACGACCGTCCGGGTGACCAGCGCCGACTACCGCATGAACCTCGTAGAGGCCGTGTACGGATGGCTTGCGCACGACAACAAGGTGGTCCCGCACGACACGCTCTACCCGGACGGCAAGACCGAGGAGCAGTCGACGCAGGAGAACGCCGAGGAGTTCAGCCAGTCCCAGGAGAGCGCCAAGGTGGCCGCCCTCAAGGAGCTGGACATCCCGGTGAAGTCCTGGGTGATCGTCTCCACCGTCCTCAAGGACTCGCCGGCCGAGGGCCGGCTGCACGCGGGTGACGTGATCAAGGCGGTCGACGGTACGGCGGTGAAGGCGCCCGACGACGTGGCCGAGCTGGTCACCAAGCACAAGCCCGGGGACGACGTCGCCTTCACGATCCTGCCCGCCAAGGAGCAGGCCGCGGCCGAGAAGTCGAAGACGTACGTGCCCAGGACCAAGAAGGTGACGATCACCACCGCGAAGTCCGACGACACGGGCGCGCCCCGGGCCATAGTCGGCATCTCCGCCGGCACCGATCACACGTTCCCGTTCACGGTCGACATCAAGCTCGCCGACGTGGGCGGCCCGAGCGCCGGTCTGATGTTCGCCCTCGGCATCGTGGACAAGCTCACCCCGGACGATCTCACCGGCGGCAAGTTCGTGGCCGGCACCGGCACCATCGACGACGACGGCAAGGTCGGCCCGATCGGCGGCATCGAGATGAAGACGGTCGGCGCGCGCGAAAAGGGCGCCCAGTACTTCCTGACGCCCAAGGACAACTGCGCGGCCGCCGCCAAGGACACCCCTGAGGGGCTCACGCTCGTCAAGGTGAACACGATCGACGACGCGCTGGACGCCCTCAAGGACATCCGCACCGGCAAGACGGCCGACCTGCCGAAGTGCACCACCAAGGGCTGA
- a CDS encoding molybdenum cofactor biosynthesis protein MoaE → MASMNDHPGEQAAQEPVKLLAIRETPLSLDEVFRAVGDDAAGGTALFVGTVRNHDGGADVDELGYSCHPSAEAEMRRVAEKVVAEYPVRALAAVHRIGDLRVGDLAVVVAVSCPHRGEAFEACRKLIDDLKHEVPIWKHQKFSDGTEEWVGAC, encoded by the coding sequence ATGGCATCCATGAACGACCACCCCGGCGAGCAGGCCGCCCAGGAGCCCGTCAAGCTGCTGGCCATCCGTGAGACGCCGCTCTCCCTCGACGAGGTCTTCCGGGCCGTCGGGGACGACGCGGCCGGTGGGACCGCACTGTTCGTGGGGACCGTGCGGAATCACGACGGGGGCGCCGACGTCGACGAGCTGGGGTATTCGTGTCACCCCAGCGCCGAGGCCGAGATGCGGCGCGTCGCCGAGAAGGTCGTCGCCGAGTACCCGGTGCGGGCCCTGGCCGCCGTCCACCGCATCGGTGATCTGCGCGTGGGTGATCTCGCCGTCGTCGTCGCCGTGTCGTGCCCCCACCGGGGCGAGGCCTTCGAGGCCTGCCGGAAGTTGATCGACGACCTCAAGCACGAGGTGCCCATCTGGAAGCACCAGAAGTTCTCCGACGGCACGGAGGAATGGGTCGGCGCCTGCTGA
- a CDS encoding SDR family oxidoreductase, producing the protein MSSPDPQVRAARNHSTSPAVRGPVVAVTGAASGVGALLTERLAASDAIKQVVAIDERRGECATAQWHILDVRDPAIADKLRGADVVVHLALDLDLESDAAARTAYNVRGTQTVLTAAAAAGVHRVVLCTSAMVYGALPDNELPLSEDAELRATAEATGVGDLLEIERLARRAPRAHPGLNVTVVRPSVLVGGTDTALTRYFESPRLLVVAGSRPAWQFCHVEDLCSALEYAVLEKVDGELAVGCDGWLEQEEVEELSGIRRMELPSAVALGAAARLHRIGLTPSPAGDLAYTMYPWVVSGSRLHDAGWRPQWTNEEVLAELLEEVAGRHTVAGRRLGRKDATAAGAAGATVALLGTAALVRRARKARRRF; encoded by the coding sequence GTGAGTTCCCCAGATCCGCAGGTTCGCGCAGCGCGAAACCATTCAACCAGTCCCGCCGTCCGCGGGCCCGTCGTCGCGGTCACCGGCGCCGCGTCCGGTGTCGGCGCCCTCCTGACCGAGCGGCTCGCCGCGTCCGACGCGATCAAGCAGGTCGTCGCCATCGACGAGCGGCGCGGGGAGTGCGCGACGGCACAGTGGCACATCCTGGACGTACGGGATCCGGCCATCGCGGACAAACTGCGGGGTGCGGACGTCGTCGTGCACCTCGCGCTCGACCTCGATCTGGAGTCCGACGCGGCGGCCCGGACGGCGTACAACGTCCGGGGGACGCAGACCGTGCTCACGGCTGCCGCGGCGGCCGGCGTCCACCGGGTCGTGCTGTGCACCTCCGCGATGGTCTACGGGGCGCTGCCGGACAACGAACTGCCGCTCTCCGAAGACGCCGAACTGCGCGCCACGGCCGAGGCCACGGGCGTCGGGGACCTGCTGGAGATCGAGCGGCTCGCGCGGCGCGCGCCCCGGGCGCACCCGGGGCTCAACGTCACCGTCGTACGCCCCTCCGTGCTGGTCGGTGGCACGGATACGGCGCTGACCAGGTACTTCGAGTCGCCCCGTCTGCTGGTGGTGGCCGGTTCGCGGCCCGCCTGGCAGTTCTGCCACGTCGAGGATCTGTGCAGTGCTCTGGAGTACGCCGTTCTGGAGAAGGTCGACGGAGAGCTCGCCGTCGGCTGTGACGGGTGGCTGGAGCAGGAGGAGGTCGAGGAGCTGAGCGGGATCCGGCGGATGGAGCTGCCGTCCGCGGTCGCTCTGGGCGCCGCGGCCCGGCTGCACCGGATCGGGCTCACTCCGTCGCCGGCCGGGGACCTGGCGTACACGATGTACCCCTGGGTGGTGAGCGGAAGCCGGCTCCATGACGCCGGGTGGCGGCCGCAGTGGACCAACGAGGAGGTCCTGGCGGAGCTGCTGGAGGAAGTGGCCGGGCGGCACACGGTGGCCGGGCGGCGGCTCGGGCGCAAGGACGCGACGGCGGCCGGGGCCGCGGGAGCGACGGTCGCGCTGCTGGGCACGGCCGCGTTGGTGCGCCGGGCGCGGAAGGCTCGACGGCGGTTCTGA
- a CDS encoding zinc-dependent metalloprotease: MSDTPFGFGLPPEEPENGDEGKKKDQQSGGGQGPANPFGFGSPGAGGPGADNPLAAMFGSINPNDLGAAFQQLGQMLSYEGGPVNWDMAKQIARQTVAQGTQDGTKDASVGPGERSAVEEAVRLADLWLDDATSLPSGAGSAVAWSRAEWVEATLPVWKELVDPVAERVGAAMGDVLPEEMQAMAGPLIGMMRSMGGAMFGTQIGQAVGVLAGEVVGSTDIGLPLGPAGKAALLPLNMAAFGKDLGIPEEEVRLYLALREAAHQRLFAHVPWLRSHLFGAVEGYARGIKVDTAKLEDVVGQFDPQNPEELQQALQQGMFQPEDTPEQKAALARLETALALVEGWVDAVVHAAAKPRLSSADALRETLRRRRATGGPAEQTFATLIGLELRPRRLRDASRLWASLTDARGVDGRDGLWAHPDMLPTASDLDDPDGFVHREQLDFSELDKMLGEAASGGPAAGKPDLKKDDDNKGEDDSKGDTAE, translated from the coding sequence GTGAGTGACACCCCATTCGGATTCGGCCTTCCGCCGGAGGAGCCGGAGAACGGCGACGAGGGCAAGAAGAAGGACCAGCAGAGCGGCGGGGGTCAGGGACCGGCCAACCCGTTCGGTTTCGGGTCGCCCGGAGCCGGAGGACCCGGCGCCGACAATCCGCTCGCCGCGATGTTCGGTTCCATCAACCCCAACGACCTGGGGGCCGCCTTCCAGCAGCTCGGCCAGATGCTCTCGTACGAGGGCGGCCCGGTGAACTGGGACATGGCCAAGCAGATCGCCCGCCAGACGGTCGCCCAGGGCACCCAGGACGGCACCAAGGACGCGAGCGTGGGCCCCGGTGAGCGCTCCGCGGTCGAGGAGGCCGTGCGCCTGGCAGACCTGTGGCTGGACGACGCGACGTCGCTGCCGTCCGGCGCCGGCTCCGCCGTGGCCTGGAGCCGCGCGGAGTGGGTCGAAGCCACCCTGCCGGTGTGGAAGGAGCTCGTCGACCCGGTCGCCGAGCGCGTCGGCGCGGCCATGGGCGACGTCCTGCCGGAGGAGATGCAGGCCATGGCGGGCCCGCTCATCGGCATGATGCGCTCCATGGGCGGCGCCATGTTCGGTACGCAGATCGGGCAGGCCGTGGGCGTGCTCGCGGGCGAAGTCGTCGGCTCCACCGACATCGGCCTGCCGCTCGGCCCGGCCGGCAAGGCCGCGCTGCTTCCGTTGAACATGGCGGCGTTCGGCAAGGACCTGGGCATCCCCGAGGAGGAGGTGCGGCTCTACCTGGCCCTGCGCGAGGCCGCCCACCAGCGCCTCTTCGCCCACGTGCCGTGGCTGCGCTCGCACCTGTTCGGTGCGGTCGAGGGCTACGCGCGCGGGATCAAGGTCGACACCGCGAAGCTGGAGGACGTGGTCGGCCAGTTCGACCCGCAGAACCCGGAGGAGCTGCAGCAGGCACTCCAGCAGGGCATGTTCCAGCCGGAGGACACGCCCGAGCAGAAGGCGGCTCTGGCCCGTCTGGAGACTGCGCTGGCGCTCGTGGAGGGCTGGGTGGACGCGGTGGTGCACGCGGCCGCCAAGCCCCGCCTGTCGTCCGCGGACGCGCTGCGTGAGACCCTGCGCCGCCGCCGCGCCACGGGCGGCCCGGCCGAGCAGACGTTCGCCACCCTGATCGGCCTGGAGCTGCGGCCGCGCCGGCTGCGGGACGCCTCGCGTCTGTGGGCCTCGCTCACCGACGCGCGCGGTGTCGACGGCCGCGACGGCCTGTGGGCCCACCCGGACATGCTGCCGACCGCGTCCGACCTGGACGACCCGGACGGCTTCGTGCACCGCGAGCAGCTGGACTTCTCCGAGCTGGACAAGATGCTCGGCGAAGCGGCGAGTGGCGGTCCGGCCGCCGGGAAGCCCGACCTGAAGAAGGACGACGACAACAAGGGCGAGGACGACAGCAAGGGCGACACCGCCGAGTGA
- a CDS encoding NUDIX hydrolase: MSLFDDTVLVLKGYEDQEELREAYLGHLEAHPDGTWKSCHAGHITASALVVDPERGQVLLTLHKKLRMWLQMGGHCEPGDATLAAAALREATEESGIPGLTLLPGGPVRLDRHPIPAPCHWHFDVQYAVVAPPGAVHAISDESLDVRWFGYDEVADVADESVVRLLEATRSRL; the protein is encoded by the coding sequence GTGAGCCTCTTCGACGACACGGTCCTCGTACTCAAGGGCTACGAGGACCAGGAGGAGCTGCGCGAGGCGTACCTGGGCCACCTGGAGGCGCATCCGGACGGCACCTGGAAGTCGTGCCACGCCGGGCACATCACGGCGAGCGCCCTGGTGGTCGACCCCGAGCGCGGCCAGGTACTGCTCACGCTGCACAAGAAGCTGCGGATGTGGCTCCAGATGGGCGGCCACTGCGAGCCGGGCGACGCGACGCTCGCGGCCGCGGCCCTGCGCGAGGCCACGGAGGAGTCGGGCATCCCGGGCCTGACGCTGCTGCCGGGCGGACCGGTGCGCCTCGACCGGCATCCCATCCCAGCACCGTGCCACTGGCACTTCGACGTCCAGTACGCCGTCGTGGCGCCCCCGGGGGCGGTGCACGCGATCAGCGACGAGTCGCTCGACGTGCGCTGGTTCGGCTACGACGAGGTGGCGGACGTGGCCGACGAGTCGGTCGTCCGGCTGCTGGAGGCGACACGCTCACGCCTGTGA